From Cannabis sativa cultivar Pink pepper isolate KNU-18-1 chromosome 8, ASM2916894v1, whole genome shotgun sequence, a single genomic window includes:
- the LOC115700904 gene encoding sorting nexin 1 isoform X2 has protein sequence MNSLRSVSGSSQSPRSPSSQPFLSVSVTDPVKLGNGVQAYISYRVITKTNLPEYQGPEKIVIRRYSDFVWLRDRLFEKYKGVFIPPLPEKSAVEKFRFSAEFIELRRQGLDIFINRIASHNELQQSDDLRTFLQADEETMERLRSQDTGIFKKRPADFLQIIKDVQTKMSDVVLGKEKPVEESNAEYEKLKHYIFELENHVAEAQKHAYRLVKRHREYGQSLSELGKSFKLLGACESNDVGKAFCDLGAKSEAISIKLQKEAQHLLMNFEEPLKDYVRAVQSIKATIAERANAFKQHCELAETIRLKEIALDKLMLTRSERVGEAEHEYKELKAASEEATTRYETIVRRMNEEMVRFQDEKTNDIGIAFHEFAKGQARLANAFADAWRSLLPKLDACSLDTS, from the exons ATGAATTCCTTG AGAAGTGTATCGGGCTCATCTCAGAGCCCTAGATCTCCGTCTTCGCAGCCGTTCCTTTCAGTCTCGGTCACTGATCCAGTCAAATTGGGCAATGGAGTCCAGGCTTACATATCCTACCGAGTCATCACCAAG ACAAATTTACCTGAATATCAAGGGCCTGAGAAGATCGTTATCAGGCGTTATAGTGATTTCGTTTGGTTGCGTGATCGTCTCTTTGAGAAGTACAAGGGAGTATTTATTCCTCCTCTTCCTGAGAAAAGTGCTGTAG AGAAGTTTCGTTTCAGTGCTGAGTTTATTGAATTGAGGCGCCAAGGGTTGGATATATTCATCAATCGAATAGCTTCACACAATGAACTTCAGCAAAGTGATGATCTTAGAACCTTCTTACAGGCAGATGAAGAG ACAATGGAAAGGTTGAGATCTCAAGACACTGGGATCTTTAAGAAGAGGCCAGCTGATTTCTTGCAAATCATTAAG GATGTACAAACTAAAATGAGTGATGTAGTTCTTGGAAAGGAGAAGCCAGTGGAAGAGTCAAATGCTGAGTATGAAAAGTTGAAACATTATATCTTTGAGCTTGAAAATCATGTTGCCGAAGCACAGAAGCATGCATACCGTCTTGTAAAAAGACATCGAG AGTATGGGCAATCTCTGTCAGAATTAGGAAAGTCATTCAAGCTTTTGGGTGCTTGCGAAAGTAATGATGTTGGTAAGGCATTTTGTGATCTTGGTGCAAAATCAGAAGCAATATCAATCAAGCTGCAAAAGGAG GCTCAACATCTGTTAATGAATTTCGAAGAACCCTTGAAAGATTATGTTCGTGCTGTACAATCTATTAAG GCCACAATTGCAGAGAGAGCAAATGCCTTCAAGCAACACTGCGAACTTGCTGAAACAATTAGGTTGAAGGAGATAGCTTT AGACAAACTAATGCTTACACGATCTGAGAGGGTTGGAGAAGCTGAACATGAGTACAAGGAG TTAAAGGCTGCCAGTGAGGAAGCAACAACAAGATACGAGACAATCGTTCGAAGAATGAATGAAGAGATGGTGCGGTTTCAGGATGAGAAAACAAACGACATAGGGATCGCTTTCCATGAATTCGCCAAAGGACAGGCACGTCTGGCGAATGCATTTGCTGATGCTTGGCGAAGTCTCCTTCCCAAACTTGACGCATGTTCACTCGACACCTCGTAG
- the LOC115700904 gene encoding sorting nexin 1 isoform X1, which yields MNSLQRSVSGSSQSPRSPSSQPFLSVSVTDPVKLGNGVQAYISYRVITKTNLPEYQGPEKIVIRRYSDFVWLRDRLFEKYKGVFIPPLPEKSAVEKFRFSAEFIELRRQGLDIFINRIASHNELQQSDDLRTFLQADEETMERLRSQDTGIFKKRPADFLQIIKDVQTKMSDVVLGKEKPVEESNAEYEKLKHYIFELENHVAEAQKHAYRLVKRHREYGQSLSELGKSFKLLGACESNDVGKAFCDLGAKSEAISIKLQKEAQHLLMNFEEPLKDYVRAVQSIKATIAERANAFKQHCELAETIRLKEIALDKLMLTRSERVGEAEHEYKELKAASEEATTRYETIVRRMNEEMVRFQDEKTNDIGIAFHEFAKGQARLANAFADAWRSLLPKLDACSLDTS from the exons ATGAATTCCTTG CAGAGAAGTGTATCGGGCTCATCTCAGAGCCCTAGATCTCCGTCTTCGCAGCCGTTCCTTTCAGTCTCGGTCACTGATCCAGTCAAATTGGGCAATGGAGTCCAGGCTTACATATCCTACCGAGTCATCACCAAG ACAAATTTACCTGAATATCAAGGGCCTGAGAAGATCGTTATCAGGCGTTATAGTGATTTCGTTTGGTTGCGTGATCGTCTCTTTGAGAAGTACAAGGGAGTATTTATTCCTCCTCTTCCTGAGAAAAGTGCTGTAG AGAAGTTTCGTTTCAGTGCTGAGTTTATTGAATTGAGGCGCCAAGGGTTGGATATATTCATCAATCGAATAGCTTCACACAATGAACTTCAGCAAAGTGATGATCTTAGAACCTTCTTACAGGCAGATGAAGAG ACAATGGAAAGGTTGAGATCTCAAGACACTGGGATCTTTAAGAAGAGGCCAGCTGATTTCTTGCAAATCATTAAG GATGTACAAACTAAAATGAGTGATGTAGTTCTTGGAAAGGAGAAGCCAGTGGAAGAGTCAAATGCTGAGTATGAAAAGTTGAAACATTATATCTTTGAGCTTGAAAATCATGTTGCCGAAGCACAGAAGCATGCATACCGTCTTGTAAAAAGACATCGAG AGTATGGGCAATCTCTGTCAGAATTAGGAAAGTCATTCAAGCTTTTGGGTGCTTGCGAAAGTAATGATGTTGGTAAGGCATTTTGTGATCTTGGTGCAAAATCAGAAGCAATATCAATCAAGCTGCAAAAGGAG GCTCAACATCTGTTAATGAATTTCGAAGAACCCTTGAAAGATTATGTTCGTGCTGTACAATCTATTAAG GCCACAATTGCAGAGAGAGCAAATGCCTTCAAGCAACACTGCGAACTTGCTGAAACAATTAGGTTGAAGGAGATAGCTTT AGACAAACTAATGCTTACACGATCTGAGAGGGTTGGAGAAGCTGAACATGAGTACAAGGAG TTAAAGGCTGCCAGTGAGGAAGCAACAACAAGATACGAGACAATCGTTCGAAGAATGAATGAAGAGATGGTGCGGTTTCAGGATGAGAAAACAAACGACATAGGGATCGCTTTCCATGAATTCGCCAAAGGACAGGCACGTCTGGCGAATGCATTTGCTGATGCTTGGCGAAGTCTCCTTCCCAAACTTGACGCATGTTCACTCGACACCTCGTAG